From Drosophila yakuba strain Tai18E2 chromosome 2L, Prin_Dyak_Tai18E2_2.1, whole genome shotgun sequence, one genomic window encodes:
- the LOC6527943 gene encoding 60S ribosomal protein L13, translated as MGKGNNMIPNQHYHKWWQRHVKTWFNQPARKVRRHANRVKKAKAVFPRPASGALRPVVRCPTIRYHTKLRAGRGFTLEELKGAGIGANFAKTIGIAVDRRRKNKSLESRQRNIQRLKEYRSKLILFPINEKKIRAGESSLEECKLATQLKGPVLPITNEQPAVVEFREVTKDEKKFKAFATLRKARTDARLVGIRAKRAKEAAESEDAAKGDPKKAKK; from the exons ATGGGTAAGGGTAACAATATGATTCCGAATCAGCACTACCACAAGTGGTGGCAGCGGCATGTGAAGACCTGGTTCAACCAGCCGGCCCGCAAGGTCCGCAGGCACGCGAACCGCGTCAAGAAGGCTAAGGCCGTCTTCCCCCGCCCCGCCAGCGGTGCCCTGCGCCCTGTGGTCCGTTGCCCCACCATCCGCTACCACACTAAGCTGCGTGCCGGCCGTGGATTCACCCTGGAGGAGCTGAAG GGTGCCGGCATTGGCGCTAACTTTGCCAAGACCATCGGCATTGCCGTCGACAGGAGGCGCAAGAACAAATCCCTGGAGTCCCGCCAGCGCAACATCCAGCGCCTCAAGGAGTACCGCAGCAAGTTGATCCTGTTCCCCATCAACGAGAAGAAGATCCGCGCCGGCGAGTCCTCTCTGGAGGAGTGCAAACTGGCCACCCAACTTAAGGGACCCGTCCTGCCCATCACCAATGAGCAGCCCGCCGTGGTCGAGTTCCGTGAGGTGACCAAGGATGAGAAGAAGTTCAAGGCCTTCGCCACGCTGCGCAAG GCTCGCACTGATGCCCGTTTGGTCGGAATCCGCGCCAAGCGCGCCAAGGAGGCCGCTGAGAGCGAGGACGCCGCCAAGGGAGACCccaagaaggccaagaagtAA
- the LOC6527942 gene encoding uncharacterized protein LOC6527942 → MSEEVPASPVAIGELKYEDVSQLNFSKLYSPKMKSVYWRYFGFPSNDNNEVITKQNVVCIKCHKVLTNHGNTTNLRAHLQHRHKDLFKELCQEHDIHVPPRKTPRNVTHPPLSKRNVSSRRVKLEFINNRNHDNGSDEELDEAAVATAAMQAEEDASSQTMLYETMVPYTYDEAENLVEEEERLVVEPKYGRKRKVATPSSALIHGRSIKHEEGGYAAVANIANLAEALTDIVIKDLRNVDSLYDAGFSEFLRQVLGNSAPMPEPHKIDSLINEMHASKFLEIGEITREFTSEKPFSLAFEMWVNVEQRRFLSIFHHYLDEETQSVRGMLYATVEYNDYIVFDDLLTDFYLANCTLAIINYDEEEDLLHTYLREKNIPIALCYVSVIDKCLRRVFELEEVATLMEQVKDLMQRHSSEIASKVSEVPMPTYNEHFPWTLYETLKFFAESISWSEDMDHLVISAKTVTEALSALVIALDTLRGEDIPLCSMLSPITSKILIKKLGIAEQDDPLMMNVKRTISSVLQAHVISNDNLTAAALLDPRFHRLTTIDDLNRTVRMLTHKYNMNFGGVGEGESNEVVATSSSVAIKSEPRVVDSSAPKKLGLKLLFDSNEIPSPPKRDADSSVESDLKRYRNEVVVQLDESPIEWWLKMGHIYGTLRDLASLYHSVPGVVTLSFKKALRDQIYDFNKRFMLTGSHIDAILFLHHHNN, encoded by the exons ATGAGCGAAGAGGTACCCGCGTCGCCGGTGGCCATTGGCGAGCTCAAGTACGAGGATGTGTCGCAGTTGAATTTTTCCAAACTGTACTCGCCCAAAATGAAGAGCGTCTACTGGCGCTACTTTGGATTCCCCTCGAACGACAACAACGAGGTGATTACCAAGCAGAACGTGGTATGCATTAAGTGTCACAAGGTGCTGACCAACCACGGCAACACCACCAATTTGCGGGCGCATCTCCAGCACCGGCACAAGGATCTGTTCAAAGAGCTGTGCCAGGAGCACGACATTCATGTGCCGCCGCGCAAGACGCCACGCAATGTGACCCATCCGCCGCTGTCCAAGCGAAATGTCTCCTCGCGGCGGGTCAAGCTTGAGTTCATAAACAACCGGAACCACGACAACGGCTCCGATGAGGAATTGGACGAAGCAGCCGTGGCTACTGCTGCCATGCAGGCGGAGGAGGACGCCTCCTCGCAAACCATGCTGTACGAAACCATGGTGCCGTACACCTACGACGAGGCCGAAAATCTGGTAGAAGAGGAGGAGCGACTGGTTGTGGAACCAAAGTACGGACGCAAGCGTAAAGTGGCCACACCCTCTAGTGCACTGATCCACGGACGATCCATTAAGCATGAGGAAGGCGGCTATGCTGCCGTGGCGAACATCGCCAATCTTGCCGAAGCCCTCACGGACATAGTGATCAAGGATTTGCGCAATGTGGACTCTCTGTACGATGCCGGTTTTAGCGAATTTCTGCGACAGGTTCTAGGCAATTCGGCACCCATGCCCGAGCCACACAAGATCGACTCGTTGATCAACGAGATGCACGCCTCCAAGTTTCTGGAAATTGGCGAAATTACGCGCGAGTTCACCTCCGAGAAGCCCTTTTCCCTTGCCTTTGAGATGTGGGTGAATGTTGAGCAGCGGCGCTTCCTCAGCATTTTCCATCACTATCTGGACGAGGAGACACAGTCAGTTCGCGGTATGCTGTACGCCACCGTGGAGTACAACGACTACATCGTCTTTGACGATCTGCTGACCGACTTCTACTTGGCCAACTGCACACTGGCCATCATAAACTACGATGAGGAAGAGGACCTTCTGCACACCTATCTGCGAGAGAAAA ATATCCCCATTGCACTGTGCTACGTTTCGGTAATTGACAAATGTTTGCGTCGGGTTTTTGAGCTAGAGGAGGTAGCCACGCTAATGGAGCAGGTGAAAGACCTCATGCAGCGTCATTCATCGGAGATTGCCTCCAAGGTGTCTGAGGTGCCAATGCCCACGTACAACGAGCACTTCCCCTGGACACTGTACGAGACATTGAAGTTCTTTGCTGAGTCCATTTCTTGGTCCGAGGACATGGATCACCTGGTGATATCAGCCAAAACGGTGACGGAGGCACTAAGTGCTCTGGTG ATTGCTTTGGACACACTGCGTGGCGAAGACATTCCCTTGTGCAGCATGCTTTCGCCAATCACCTCGAAGATTCTTATCAAGAAGTTGGGCATTGCCGAGCAGGACGATCCCTTGATGATGAATGTGAAGCGCACCATTTCCAGTGTCCTTCAGGCCCACGTTATATCCAATGACAATCTGACCGCTGCTGCACTGTTGGACCCGCGCTTCCACCGCCTGACCACCATTGACGACCTGAACCGAACTGTTCGTATGCTGACCCATAAGTATAACATGAACTTTGGTGGGGTTGGAGAGGGCGAATCCAACGAAGTGGTAGCCACCTCTAGCTCGGTGGCTATTAAGTCAGAACCAAGAGTAGTGGACAGCAGTGCACCAAAGAAATTGG GTCTGAAACTGCTGTTTGACAGTAATGAGATACCTAGTCCTCCGAAGAGGGATGCGGACAGCAGCGTGGAGTCCGATCTTAAGCGATATCGCAACGAGGTGGTCGTCCAGCTGGATGAGTCGCCCATCGAGTGGTGGCTCAAGATGGGTCACATTTATGGAACGCTGCGCGATCTGGCTAGTCTGTATCACAGTGTGCCCGGCGTGGTGACACTCAGCTTCAAGAAGGCTCTGCGAGACCAAATATACGATTTCAACAAGCGATTTATGCTCACCGGTAGTCATATCGACGCGATTCTCTTTCTGCATCATCACAACAATTAG